The following are encoded together in the Candidatus Anaeroferrophillus wilburensis genome:
- a CDS encoding radical SAM protein, with amino-acid sequence MHYEGNIIRPPSEARSIILQATIGCSHNRCTFCPTYTGVRFRIKDEETLLADIRYANHAFPQARRLFITDGDALIIPFPRLLTLLQTINRELPRLTRIGIYASAKSLRKKSPAELEALRQEKLGIIYYGLESGDDQTLAAIDKGTTAAETLQLCRMAQDAGMKLSTTVMIGIAGSQRSLIHARLTGELLSAIDPAYVGALVTMIVPGTRLAQEAEQGLFILPDKRGLLLELREMIAATHLTRGMFMANHASNYLPIKIHSPKDREAALTMIDKALDGSLPLRQEWMRGL; translated from the coding sequence ATGCATTACGAAGGCAACATCATCAGGCCTCCCAGCGAGGCCCGCAGCATCATTCTTCAGGCAACGATAGGCTGCTCCCACAATCGCTGCACATTCTGCCCCACCTATACCGGAGTTCGCTTTCGCATCAAGGACGAGGAAACCCTGCTGGCGGACATCCGTTACGCAAACCATGCCTTTCCCCAAGCCCGGCGGTTGTTCATCACCGATGGCGACGCCCTGATTATCCCCTTTCCCCGTCTGCTGACTCTCCTGCAGACGATCAACCGGGAACTGCCGCGGCTCACCAGAATCGGCATTTATGCTTCGGCCAAATCGCTGCGCAAAAAGAGTCCGGCTGAACTGGAGGCCCTGCGGCAGGAAAAACTGGGCATTATCTATTATGGCCTTGAAAGTGGTGACGACCAGACCCTGGCAGCAATTGACAAAGGGACCACAGCCGCCGAGACACTCCAGCTATGCCGCATGGCCCAGGATGCCGGCATGAAGCTGTCAACAACCGTAATGATCGGCATTGCCGGCAGCCAACGATCCTTGATCCATGCCCGACTGACCGGCGAGCTTTTAAGTGCCATTGACCCCGCCTATGTGGGCGCCCTGGTAACCATGATTGTCCCGGGTACCCGTTTGGCCCAAGAGGCCGAACAAGGACTCTTCATCCTGCCGGATAAGCGTGGCCTGCTGCTGGAGCTGCGTGAGATGATTGCCGCCACCCACCTGACCCGGGGGATGTTTATGGCCAACCATGCCTCCAACTACCTGCCGATTAAAATCCACTCACCCAAGGACCGTGAAGCAGCGCTGACCATGATCGACAAGGCACTGGATGGCAGCCTGCCCCTGCGGCAGGAATGGATGCGCGGCCTCTAA
- a CDS encoding MBL fold metallo-hydrolase — protein MILETVVVGPLQVNCYIVGCEQSKKAAVIDPGDNVDAILAALAGHKLTVQYIINTHEHFDHVGGNKRLKEVTGAKLLAHEKAAAEIVNISSRAAIWGMQAEDSPAADRFLQEGDQVIVGDSVTLEVFETPGHSLGSICLATSGAVFVGDLIFAGSIGRTDFPGGDYQVLLSSVREKVFTLDNETVIYPGHGPATTVGREKLTNPFFT, from the coding sequence ATGATTCTTGAAACCGTAGTTGTTGGTCCCCTCCAGGTAAATTGTTATATTGTTGGTTGTGAACAGAGTAAAAAGGCGGCAGTTATCGACCCGGGTGATAATGTTGATGCCATTCTTGCCGCTTTGGCAGGCCATAAACTGACCGTGCAATATATTATTAATACTCATGAACATTTTGATCATGTGGGGGGTAATAAGCGCCTCAAAGAGGTGACCGGGGCCAAGCTGCTGGCCCATGAAAAGGCGGCCGCAGAGATCGTTAACATCTCTTCCCGGGCTGCCATTTGGGGCATGCAGGCGGAAGACTCTCCTGCCGCTGACCGTTTCCTGCAAGAGGGTGACCAGGTGATAGTGGGAGACTCGGTGACGTTGGAGGTCTTTGAAACTCCCGGCCATTCTCTTGGTTCCATCTGCCTGGCAACGAGCGGCGCCGTGTTTGTCGGCGACCTGATTTTTGCCGGCTCCATCGGCAGAACTGACTTTCCCGGTGGTGATTACCAGGTTCTTCTTTCTTCGGTGCGGGAGAAAGTTTTTACCCTCGATAATGAGACGGTCATCTATCCCGGTCATGGGCCGGCGACAACCGTAGGTCGGGAGAAGCTGACCAACCCGTTTTTTACATGA
- the rnc gene encoding ribonuclease III: MKQPSESKALTDLQESIGYRFADASLLVQALTHRSFCNEQQEMSHNSSYERLEFLGDAILKYLHSEMIYEAFPSEPEGSMSKMRASWENEHQLALMARRLDLGVHVRFGRGELKQGGRQKDSILADVFEALLAAIYLDGGVAAARRFVAVQFAGFLAGEKCADPAHDYKSRLKEQLQQQGHELPLYRLVAVEGPEHRRIFQVEVVAESCLLGAGRGASKKKAEQMASKEALAFLTRHPDILSGPARG, encoded by the coding sequence ATGAAACAACCGTCTGAAAGCAAGGCGCTGACCGACCTCCAGGAGTCGATTGGCTACCGGTTTGCCGATGCTTCTCTTCTCGTTCAGGCTCTTACCCATCGTTCTTTCTGCAATGAACAGCAAGAAATGAGTCACAACTCCAGCTATGAAAGGCTGGAGTTTCTTGGTGATGCGATTCTCAAGTACCTGCATAGTGAAATGATCTATGAGGCTTTTCCCTCCGAGCCGGAGGGGAGCATGTCCAAGATGAGAGCTTCCTGGGAAAATGAACATCAGCTGGCACTCATGGCCCGACGGCTTGACCTGGGGGTCCATGTCAGGTTTGGTAGGGGAGAATTGAAACAGGGCGGCAGGCAGAAAGATTCTATTCTTGCCGATGTCTTTGAAGCCTTGCTGGCGGCCATCTATCTTGACGGAGGCGTGGCCGCGGCCCGCCGTTTCGTGGCGGTGCAGTTTGCCGGCTTCCTGGCCGGTGAGAAATGTGCCGACCCTGCCCATGATTATAAATCCCGTCTGAAGGAGCAGCTTCAGCAGCAAGGGCATGAGCTGCCTCTCTATCGGTTGGTAGCAGTAGAAGGGCCTGAGCATCGCCGGATTTTCCAGGTGGAAGTCGTTGCCGAGAGTTGCCTTCTGGGCGCCGGCCGCGGAGCCAGCAAAAAAAAGGCTGAACAGATGGCATCAAAGGAAGCGCTGGCGTTTTTGACCCGGCATCCTGATATCCTTTCCGGCCCGGCAAGAGGGTAG
- a CDS encoding radical SAM protein → MKPASFPSGRRPLPERGAIIKEWGGRYPVALGYPNTYQVGMGNLGFLSIYSLLNAHPRVVAERFFLSHNRQSKAAAPLETLETRRLVRDAKVIVFSVSFEKDYLHVVEMLQRAGLAVTAAKRRAGDPLVLAGGVATFINPLPLADIVDAFLLGEGETQVLQVMDQLLANQQADKEEVLSLLAGVEGVFVPDQTGSGKGCPPAPVSVAKCRDVDRFVPVSAVSTLAGTSPLSASCLLEINRGCPRGCRFCAAGFVYRPFRNRSLARLQEVFSAAMDDGHGHFGLVGSALGDYPQLKQLCSWLVEKKATFSPSSLRLDTLDKELLELLQAGGVRSVAVAPEAGSQRLRQMIHKQLHEEQIVAGTRLAAENGIYQVKLYFLIGLPSETDNDLEAIVTLVDLIRKTMLDSRRSRQKSIRLSVSINPFIPKPHTPLQWAPFDDLARLRWKQHYLAGALRRLGNVSVEMENVLDAAWQAMISRGDREIGSLLQRLAGQPDSRRRMIREAVKTNPSLFAARPLNVSLPWSFMAQETSTDVLVHLYHQSCGA, encoded by the coding sequence GTGAAGCCGGCATCTTTTCCCTCCGGCCGCCGCCCTTTGCCTGAACGGGGTGCCATTATTAAAGAATGGGGCGGCCGCTATCCGGTGGCCCTGGGGTATCCCAATACCTATCAGGTGGGTATGGGAAACCTGGGGTTTCTCTCCATCTACTCTCTGCTGAATGCGCATCCCCGGGTGGTTGCCGAGCGGTTTTTTCTTTCCCACAACCGGCAATCAAAAGCGGCTGCTCCCCTGGAAACCCTGGAAACCAGGCGGCTGGTACGGGATGCGAAGGTTATTGTTTTTTCCGTATCTTTTGAAAAGGATTATCTCCATGTGGTTGAAATGCTGCAACGGGCCGGCTTGGCGGTAACTGCTGCCAAGCGTCGTGCTGGTGATCCCCTGGTTCTGGCAGGGGGGGTGGCCACTTTTATCAACCCGTTGCCGCTGGCCGATATTGTTGATGCGTTTCTCCTGGGGGAGGGGGAAACTCAGGTTTTGCAGGTGATGGATCAGCTGCTGGCCAATCAGCAGGCAGACAAAGAAGAAGTGCTGTCCCTGCTGGCCGGGGTTGAGGGCGTGTTTGTTCCCGACCAGACGGGTTCAGGGAAGGGATGTCCTCCCGCTCCGGTGTCGGTTGCCAAGTGCCGAGATGTGGACCGGTTTGTTCCCGTATCTGCGGTCAGCACCTTGGCAGGCACCTCACCGCTGTCTGCCTCATGCCTGCTGGAAATAAATCGTGGCTGTCCCCGAGGCTGCCGCTTCTGTGCAGCTGGATTTGTGTATCGACCCTTCCGGAACCGTTCACTGGCGCGGCTCCAGGAAGTATTCTCTGCCGCCATGGATGATGGCCATGGGCATTTTGGTCTTGTTGGTTCGGCTCTTGGAGATTATCCTCAGCTGAAACAATTGTGTTCCTGGTTGGTGGAGAAAAAAGCAACATTCAGTCCTTCATCCCTAAGACTTGACACCCTTGATAAGGAACTGCTTGAGTTGCTGCAGGCCGGCGGGGTGAGAAGTGTTGCTGTGGCTCCCGAAGCCGGCTCCCAGCGGCTGAGGCAGATGATACATAAACAGTTGCATGAGGAGCAGATAGTCGCGGGAACCCGCCTGGCTGCCGAAAACGGGATTTATCAGGTGAAGCTCTATTTCCTTATCGGCCTGCCGTCGGAAACCGATAATGACCTTGAGGCGATTGTCACCTTGGTCGACTTGATTAGAAAAACCATGCTGGACAGCCGCCGGTCAAGGCAGAAGAGTATCCGGCTGAGCGTCAGCATCAATCCTTTTATTCCCAAGCCCCACACACCGCTGCAATGGGCGCCGTTTGACGATCTGGCCCGATTGCGTTGGAAGCAGCACTATCTTGCCGGGGCATTGCGACGGTTAGGCAATGTGAGTGTTGAGATGGAAAACGTCTTGGATGCCGCCTGGCAAGCAATGATCAGCAGAGGAGACCGGGAAATAGGTTCCCTGTTGCAACGCTTGGCCGGACAGCCCGACTCCAGACGTCGGATGATCCGGGAGGCGGTCAAAACGAATCCCTCTCTTTTCGCTGCCCGTCCGCTTAACGTTTCCCTGCCCTGGTCATTCATGGCCCAGGAAACGTCAACCGACGTTCTGGTCCATCTCTATCATCAAAGCTGTGGGGCGTGA
- a CDS encoding YihA family ribosome biogenesis GTP-binding protein: protein MHIKTVEFFTSAVDLAGVPDDPLPQIAIAGRSNVGKSSLINSLLQRRALARTSARPGHTKMINFFLVNDLFYLVDLPGYGYAAVDMHTKASWGPLVHEYLDKAVHLRLVVLLLDIRRDLTEGDRQLVQWLAVNQLPMTLVLTKADKFKASRRALRVRQWRQELETLGVVSRPIIYSVPKRLGRETLLDALAAAVGPLPSVVEEV from the coding sequence GTGCATATCAAGACGGTGGAGTTTTTTACCAGTGCCGTTGATCTGGCAGGGGTCCCCGATGACCCGTTGCCCCAGATTGCCATTGCTGGTCGTTCCAATGTGGGGAAGTCCTCACTGATCAACTCGCTTCTGCAACGGCGGGCTCTGGCCCGGACCAGCGCTCGTCCAGGGCACACGAAAATGATCAATTTTTTTCTCGTCAATGACCTTTTTTATCTCGTTGACCTGCCCGGCTATGGTTATGCTGCCGTTGATATGCATACCAAGGCATCATGGGGTCCCCTGGTTCATGAGTATCTTGATAAAGCAGTTCACTTGCGTCTGGTTGTCCTGCTGCTGGACATCCGTCGGGATCTGACCGAGGGGGACCGGCAGCTGGTGCAATGGTTGGCTGTCAATCAGCTGCCCATGACTTTGGTGCTTACCAAGGCGGATAAGTTTAAAGCCTCCCGACGGGCTCTGCGGGTGCGGCAGTGGCGCCAGGAGCTTGAAACGTTAGGCGTTGTCAGCCGGCCGATCATCTACTCGGTACCCAAGCGGCTTGGCCGGGAGACATTGCTGGATGCGCTGGCCGCGGCGGTTGGACCGCTGCCTTCTGTGGTGGAGGAAGTATGA
- a CDS encoding radical SAM protein gives MPANPLIIPYFLNQAGCPRRCIFCNQQVIVGSEEGGQGTLEEVVAAYCQSWGGTTKRQVQLAFYGGSFTSLPLQQQQEYLLQAWRYLQQGTVQRVRLSTRPDALEKVCVEHLQRYGVDIVELGVQSLDDQVLAASNRGHNAAAAIAAVKLLQEYDFTVGIQLMVGLPLQHRASFFATLETVIGLRPAFIRLYPALVLAGTRWATCWHEPGYTPLPLPEAVSWCADALCLCRAADIPVVRMGLHPSGGLDRPGNVVAGPYHQAFGELVKSYLFREKVVDMVRKGVLDKQSRLRQGKRTAVSFGLHVADISAFIGHQRSNMLFFAQQFQDLEIGWHVDRQVCRGEFACMVGRRSVADRCSIFVPQG, from the coding sequence ATGCCGGCAAACCCTTTGATTATCCCCTACTTTCTTAATCAGGCCGGCTGTCCCCGGCGCTGTATTTTCTGTAATCAGCAGGTGATTGTCGGCTCGGAGGAGGGTGGTCAGGGTACCCTGGAGGAGGTGGTTGCCGCTTATTGCCAATCATGGGGCGGAACAACCAAACGTCAGGTGCAGCTTGCTTTCTATGGTGGCTCATTTACCTCATTACCCCTCCAGCAGCAGCAGGAATACCTGCTTCAGGCTTGGCGTTATCTGCAGCAGGGTACGGTTCAGCGGGTGCGCCTCTCTACCCGTCCTGATGCTCTGGAGAAGGTTTGTGTAGAGCATCTGCAGCGATACGGGGTTGATATCGTTGAACTGGGGGTCCAATCACTTGACGACCAGGTGCTGGCAGCCAGCAACCGGGGGCATAATGCTGCTGCGGCCATCGCTGCGGTCAAGCTTTTACAGGAATATGATTTTACCGTCGGCATCCAGCTGATGGTGGGCTTGCCGCTCCAGCACCGCGCCAGTTTTTTTGCCACGCTTGAAACCGTCATTGGCTTACGGCCCGCTTTTATCAGGTTGTATCCTGCCCTAGTACTTGCCGGAACCAGATGGGCGACCTGCTGGCATGAGCCAGGCTACACTCCCTTGCCCCTCCCGGAAGCGGTTTCCTGGTGCGCCGACGCGTTATGCTTATGCCGAGCGGCAGACATCCCGGTGGTCCGGATGGGGTTGCACCCTTCCGGTGGCTTGGATAGGCCGGGTAACGTGGTTGCCGGACCCTATCATCAGGCATTTGGAGAGTTGGTAAAAAGTTATTTATTTCGCGAAAAAGTCGTTGACATGGTGAGAAAAGGTGTGCTAGACAAACAATCCCGTTTGCGCCAGGGAAAGCGGACAGCTGTGTCTTTTGGTCTCCATGTTGCTGATATATCAGCTTTTATTGGCCATCAGCGATCTAATATGCTTTTTTTTGCGCAGCAATTTCAGGATCTTGAGATTGGCTGGCATGTTGATCGGCAGGTATGTCGCGGTGAGTTTGCCTGTATGGTGGGCCGCCGATCTGTGGCTGATCGCTGTTCGATCTTTGTGCCTCAGGGCTAA